In Oryza sativa Japonica Group chromosome 11, ASM3414082v1, the following are encoded in one genomic region:
- the LOC112936902 gene encoding uncharacterized protein, whose product MASDQSIVMSEQQRAVFCLTLMAVTYGHCRQPADAELLHRLQRADQPPPIRGARVVENTEPNVLFAYTPHNADDDEAYSNGGFGAVPALSEAIVSLPEMAVGCGCGGGGEAREKECGVCLEGFEEGEKLRKMPCEHYFHESCVFKWLQGPSYVPHGVESAYIHINRDIEEDDDTYSDDGFCAVPASSDAIAALPVPETTVSETETREEEACAVCLEGFKEGDRVKKMPCSHDFHANCISEWLRVSRLCPHCRFALPAERDSEQKNPEEA is encoded by the exons ATGGCCAGTGATCAGTCCATCGTCATGTCCGAGCAACAGCGAGCTGTGTTTTGCTTGACATTGATGGCCGTCACGTACGGCCACTGCCGGCAGCCAGCCGACGCCGAACTGCTGCATAGGCTGCAACGTGCTGATCAGCCGCCGCCCATCCGCGGCGCTAGGGTGGTCGAAAACACCGAGCCTAATGTCCTGTTCGCGTATACTCCACACAATG CCGATGATGACGAAGCTTACAGCAACGGTGGCTTCGGCGCGGTGCCGGCGTTGAGCGAGGCCATCGTTAGCCTGCCGGAGATGGCCgtcggctgcggctgcggcggcggcggcgaggcgagggagAAGGAGTGCGGGGTGTGTCTAGAGGGGTTCGAGGAGGGTGAAAAGCTCAGGAAGATGCCATGCGAGCACTACTTCCATGAGAGCTGCGTTTTCAAATGGCTTCAG GGGCCGAGCTACGTTCCACACGGTGTTGAATCAGCATACATCCACATCAATCGTGATATCGAAGAAGATGACGACACGTACAGTGATGACGGGTTCTGCGCCGTCCCGGCCTCCAGCGACGCCATCGCTGCGCTGCCAGTGCCAGAGACGACGGTGAGTGAGACCGAGACGAGGGAGGAGGAAGCATGTGCAGTTTGCCTAGAGGGATTTAAGGAGGGTGACAGAGTCAAGAAGATGCCTTGCTCTCATGACTTCCACGCGAATTGCATCTCTGAATGGCTTAGGGTGAGCCGCCTCTGTCCACACTGCCGTTTTGCTCTGCCTGCTGAGAGGGATTCTGAACAGAAAAACCCAGAAGAAGCGTGA